A genomic region of Mesobacillus jeotgali contains the following coding sequences:
- a CDS encoding DUF1836 domain-containing protein, whose protein sequence is MNNIEQLLAELKLENNIALEDIPEIDLYMDQVIQLFEKNFGSSTRNKEEKVLTKTMINNYAKGKLFFPIKNKKYSKEHLILISLIYQLKGGLSIQDIKQTLEGVNQRTEAGDIPLGDFYQSYLKLYEKNVEIFSEDVLKTEQDVKQEVKRLDADEPEELETVLMIASLINISNFYRRTAEKLVDRLAAEIKKKD, encoded by the coding sequence TTGAATAATATAGAACAGCTGTTAGCTGAGCTTAAACTTGAAAATAATATTGCATTGGAAGACATTCCGGAAATCGACTTGTACATGGACCAGGTAATCCAGCTATTCGAAAAGAATTTTGGAAGTTCGACAAGGAATAAGGAAGAAAAAGTCCTGACGAAAACAATGATCAATAATTACGCGAAGGGGAAGCTGTTCTTCCCGATAAAAAATAAAAAGTATTCGAAAGAGCACCTGATTCTGATCAGCTTGATTTATCAGCTGAAAGGCGGTTTGTCCATCCAGGATATCAAGCAGACTCTCGAAGGGGTTAACCAGAGGACCGAGGCAGGGGATATCCCGCTAGGCGATTTTTATCAAAGTTATTTGAAGCTTTATGAGAAAAATGTTGAAATCTTCAGTGAGGATGTCCTGAAAACGGAGCAAGATGTTAAACAGGAAGTAAAGAGGCTTGATGCGGATGAACCTGAGGAACTAGAAACGGTATTAATGATTGCATCACTCATTAATATAAGTAATTTTTACAGAAGGACAGCAGAAAAGCTGGTTGACAGGCTTGCTGCTGAGATTAAGAAAAAGGACTGA
- a CDS encoding helix-turn-helix domain-containing protein codes for MYLTVKEAAEYLSIPESKVEKMIFQRKIRAIHDGDHYLIYKDQFNMHMKQMEKYKKLVEEIMNEPVPDDIDIKDED; via the coding sequence GTGTATTTGACAGTAAAAGAAGCAGCAGAATACTTATCGATCCCGGAATCGAAAGTAGAAAAGATGATTTTTCAGCGAAAAATAAGGGCCATTCATGATGGCGACCATTATTTGATTTACAAAGATCAATTCAACATGCATATGAAACAGATGGAGAAATATAAAAAACTTGTTGAGGAAATCATGAATGAGCCGGTGCCCGACGATATCGATATTAAGGATGAAGATTAA
- a CDS encoding PAS domain-containing sensor histidine kinase: protein MKKKQYVLIFFILSITWIFGTNYLLNLYAPSKFVEVIEHTKEILYVLLAGWFFYFFISKMEELSASKEEEERLSTLINSMVDFVNFKDGEGRWIQANDFGLKLFDIEHVDYRGKKDSELAEYSNYFSDALRYCEISDEEAWKAGGIIRVEEVLPQPDGTTKTFDTIKVPLFNDDGSRQGLVIIGRDITERKNVETLLEESRQQYRSLFDYSPDIVSMLDLNGTITNLNPQFEKITGYSKDEYIGKNLADLIPDSHRQIVLDKVASVVENHCPQMFELELLHKNDKTLIFQSTSLPIIVNDKIAGIICNSRDVTELRETEERLRRTDKLSVVGELSASVAHEIRNPLTSLKGLVQLLQMEDEKHQLYYQIMIDELNRINHIVSELLLLAKPQQIKYTEADLQVILHDVISLLKSEASLHNIQIEFQVQSEPVMIECEPNQLKQLFINILKNAIEASSAGDVVNISLESFDNNVTVVVKDQGVGISKELLERIGEPFYSSKEKGTGLGMTVSFKIVQSHNGTIKFKSEPAKGTDVIVQLPIKHAGEIRRIGSAAR, encoded by the coding sequence ATGAAAAAAAAGCAATATGTCCTGATCTTTTTCATACTGAGCATTACCTGGATTTTCGGAACAAACTATCTGTTGAATTTATACGCTCCTTCGAAATTTGTTGAAGTAATCGAACATACGAAGGAAATACTGTATGTACTATTAGCAGGATGGTTTTTCTATTTTTTCATCTCGAAGATGGAAGAATTGAGTGCGTCCAAAGAAGAAGAAGAGCGACTGTCCACACTGATCAATTCAATGGTCGATTTCGTCAACTTCAAGGATGGAGAAGGCCGATGGATACAAGCCAATGATTTTGGTTTAAAACTGTTTGATATTGAACACGTTGACTATAGAGGAAAGAAAGACTCGGAGCTTGCGGAATACAGCAATTATTTCAGCGATGCATTAAGATATTGCGAGATATCCGATGAAGAAGCATGGAAAGCAGGCGGAATCATCCGTGTCGAGGAAGTGCTTCCACAGCCGGATGGAACAACCAAGACATTTGATACTATTAAAGTGCCGCTATTTAATGATGACGGAAGCCGGCAAGGCCTTGTCATAATTGGCCGAGATATCACTGAACGAAAAAATGTTGAAACTCTTCTTGAGGAAAGCAGGCAGCAATACCGGTCATTATTTGATTACAGCCCTGATATCGTTTCGATGCTCGACTTGAATGGCACAATCACAAATCTTAATCCACAGTTTGAAAAAATTACGGGTTATAGCAAGGATGAATATATCGGAAAAAACCTGGCAGACTTGATTCCAGATTCCCACAGGCAGATTGTTTTAGATAAGGTTGCCAGCGTGGTAGAAAATCACTGCCCGCAAATGTTTGAATTGGAATTGTTGCATAAGAACGATAAAACGCTCATTTTCCAGAGCACTTCCCTTCCGATCATTGTGAATGACAAAATCGCCGGGATCATTTGCAACTCAAGGGACGTTACGGAGCTGCGCGAAACAGAGGAGCGTTTGCGTAGAACGGACAAGCTGTCGGTAGTCGGCGAGCTATCAGCAAGTGTAGCCCATGAAATCCGCAATCCGCTTACTTCTTTAAAGGGACTTGTCCAGCTTTTGCAGATGGAGGATGAAAAGCATCAGCTATACTACCAGATCATGATCGATGAGCTGAACAGAATCAACCATATCGTCAGCGAGTTGCTATTATTGGCCAAGCCGCAGCAAATTAAATACACTGAAGCAGATTTGCAGGTTATTTTACATGATGTCATTTCACTTTTAAAATCAGAAGCAAGCCTGCATAATATCCAAATCGAGTTTCAGGTACAAAGCGAGCCTGTCATGATAGAATGCGAGCCGAATCAGCTGAAGCAGTTGTTTATCAACATTTTAAAGAATGCAATTGAAGCATCTTCAGCGGGGGATGTCGTCAACATCTCACTCGAGAGCTTTGATAACAATGTTACAGTTGTGGTTAAGGACCAGGGTGTAGGGATATCCAAAGAGCTGCTCGAAAGAATTGGTGAACCTTTTTATTCTTCCAAAGAAAAAGGTACCGGACTCGGAATGACCGTCAGCTTCAAAATTGTTCAATCTCATAACGGTACAATCAAGTTCAAAAGCGAACCTGCTAAAGGTACAGACGTAATCGTTCAATTGCCGATCAAGCACGCAGGTGAAATACGAAGAATAGGATCAGCAGCAAGATAA